The Anaerobacillus sp. CMMVII genome contains the following window.
TTTGGCAGGACGCTAGCGCCCTTTATTTAGAGGCATTTGGAGATAAGGGGGCTAAGCCGGTAAAGATCATTAAAAACATGTTTGCACAAGGAATTGCTGAGCTTCATGTAGGGTACAACAATTCCGTAGCCGTTGCTATGGCTCTAACAGGGAAGCTTGTTTCTGACCAAGTGATGATCATCGACTATTTGGCAGTATCCGAAAAAGAGCGAGGCCAAGGTCTTGGTCAACAATTTGTTACTTACTTGCGCCAGAAAGCAATTGACCAAGGGTATCATAAAATTATTATTGAGGCCGAGTCTGAAGCAACCCCTGATAATAGAGGGCGCATTCACTTTTGGCAATCATGCGGTTTTCTTCTCACAGAGTATGTCCATCAGTATATCTGGGTGCCCGAAACCTATCACGCCATGTACTTCCCTCTCATTACCGAATTGAAGAAGGTAGCTGGAGAAGAACTGTTTGTGTTTATTAATACCTTTCACAGGCTATCGTTTCGTGGAGTTGGGAAGAAGGAAGTGTAAATTCTTGATTATATGTTGGAATTACACTTAACGACTAAAAAAATCAGTTTTTTACTAGCGACTGGTTGTATAAGTATAGTAAGACGTAATATTTAACGTAAAGTTAAGTACTACGTCTTTTTTAGTCCAGTTATACTGTGGGAAAGTATGCGTTTTACATTTGCACCTAACTAAGTAAACCAGTGATTGAACAAAAGGTCCAAAAGAAAAAGGATAAATTTGCTATTAAAGCGAATTTGTCTAGTTGAAAGGAGATGTAAACTTGAAAAAAAATTATATTTTATTTCCAATCCTGCTTATTGGTCTTATTTTACTAAT
Protein-coding sequences here:
- a CDS encoding GNAT family N-acetyltransferase, producing MKIKTVCTWDDELWQDASALYLEAFGDKGAKPVKIIKNMFAQGIAELHVGYNNSVAVAMALTGKLVSDQVMIIDYLAVSEKERGQGLGQQFVTYLRQKAIDQGYHKIIIEAESEATPDNRGRIHFWQSCGFLLTEYVHQYIWVPETYHAMYFPLITELKKVAGEELFVFINTFHRLSFRGVGKKEV